The Cololabis saira isolate AMF1-May2022 chromosome 20, fColSai1.1, whole genome shotgun sequence genome includes a window with the following:
- the LOC133420462 gene encoding neurofilament heavy polypeptide-like: MKVEPRQQYLHGAYGGFANTQVDFKLEVRTSFTPGPIDYQADLSLQVCHCGWTKLTSFRGLRIHQGKKGCTEKRLRVPKKEQYHQEDRRKPPARERVIVKEEVSRPPRMSSSSAAAAAFTVKEEYKSPPALHPRSSRGAPRSSSAHQPVDFSILSQVNRPARKRSVAAQKKIPRQASQKTDIEDLFNYFETTAARIKEEPKSPFAPSDPPLQRTLKTESVQQLQDFSGVQVQRSYREPPAAPAVRPKERSRRDPTLALAGGSFRQLPPVTDPGHEEDQLYVQVNMSVREDAATPALVPVGKTDRRSASTRLRGGKNETGKTPCEKSLPSFTRQKAPASPTTATDAVEENKPRACRKTDSLGAGTSPPATRMKQPRLTPAFTPPQHSLKKPKDTKAGHQLEDFPAAEQVNTSSIEEEHPSAPTVVPVKRRDSASLTGKQETPERSSAGQGNAGQELTQVKTAVREKPATPPAVPFRKKTNQKSSKSPLFQETLNYSQEMEGSDGEHVED, encoded by the exons ATGAAGGTCGAGCCTCGACAGCAGTACTTGCACGGCGCCTATGGAGGCTTTGCCAATACTCAGGTGGACTTCAAGCTGGAAGTGCGCACCTCCTTCACGCCTG GCCCCATAGACTACCAGGCGGACCTGAGCCTCCAGGTTTGCCACTGCGGCTGGACCAAACTGACCAGCTTCAGGGGGTTGAGAATTCACCAGGGGAAAAAGGGATGCACGGAAAAAAGACTGAGGGTCCCAAAGAAAGAGCAGTACCACCAGGAAGATCGCAGGAAACCGCCCGCACGGGAGAGAGTGATTGTGAAGGAGGAG GTATCAAGACCTCCAAGGatgagcagcagctctgcagcagcagcagctttcaCGGTCAAGGAGGAGTATAAATCAC CTCCTGCACTTCATCCTCGCTCCTCCCGTGGAGCGCCGAGGTCCAGTTCAGCGCATCAGCCTGTGGATTTCTCCATCCTTTCGCAG GTGAACAGACCAGCCAGGAAGCGTTCAGTCGCAGCGCAGAAGAAAATACCACGACAGGCATCACAG AAGACCGACATAGAGGACTTGTTTAATTACTTTGAAACAACCGCAGCCAGAATCAAGGAGGAGCCCAAGTCAC CGTTCGCTCCTTCTGACCCGCCTCTTCAAAGAACCTTAAAGACAGAGTctgtccagcagctgcaggacttCTCTGGTGTTCAG GTTCAAAGGTCGTACAGGGAACCTCCCGCTGCACCGGCTGTCAGACCCAAAGAGAGGAGCCGCAGAGATCCAACGCTGGCACTT GCGGGGGGTTCGTTCAGGCAGCTTCCACCAGTCACGGACCCGGGACACGAGGAGGACCAACTCTATGTACAG GTGAACATGTCAGTCCGGGAAGATGCAGCCACTCCagctctggtcccggttgggaAGACGGATCGGAGATCGGCCTCTACGCGGCTGCGAggaggaaaaaatgaaactgGGAAGACACCCTGTGAG AAGTCGCTGCCCTCCTTTACGCGTCAGAAAGCCCCGGCGTCTCCGACCACGGCCACAGACGCAGTGGAGGAGAACAAGCCGCGTGCGTGCAGGAAGACGGACTCCCTCGGCGCAGGAACTAGTCCTCCAGCCACTCGAATGAAGCAGCCTAGACTCACTCCAGCTTTTACACCACCACAACACTCCCTGAAGAAACCCAAAGACACAAAAGCAGGACATCAGTTAGAGGATTTCCCTGCTGCTGAACAG GTGAACACGTCAAGCATCGAGGAAGAACATCCATCAGCTCCAACGGTGGTCCCAGTGAAGAGGAGGGACTCTGCTTCACTCACAGGAAAGCAGGAAACACCGGAAAGATCTTCAGCCGGCCAAGGAAACGCAGGCCAAGAACTGACACAG GTGAAGACGGCAGTGAGGGAGAAGCCAGCGACTCCACCTGCGGTTCCGTTCAGGAAAAAGACGAATCAAAAGAGTTCCAAGTCTCCGTTATTCCAAGAAACCCTGAATTATTCACAGGAAA TGGAGGGGAGTGATGGGGAACATGTAGAAGACTAA
- the LOC133420463 gene encoding uncharacterized protein LOC133420463, with amino-acid sequence MSGKKHHSCSCCGWSNLTTYRGLRIHQGKMGCTPKGLRIPESAQSNYYPRLTYTPTPIKIEDPYYEITKAPVRPVFEMPPPSYKSLRSLDQRLSTGPSQVGRIMNSTIQMTPPSTQTPMKETNNSLFGNFPVSFRTVTSSHQALPVLDFSTGTLQADVTLSVMSTIQMSSPSTPTQMLETNKSYFQTPPLSYQAVKSSDTARRALDFSTVQVGQLREHLPAAGEETIMDLKKKEKEKAREAEKLLQKSLDSEKLEIDAVFSEVITIVQDAWEEALLPLEKRKKTLKREAQSLVQRLQTEVDRLKDTIDELERDRDAQVFPLQGLDESGWGKSVDTSCSFGTLRATTSTMMKEIQQKLEDLSPLELKRIPAFAGVYVHVCMDSCPMCETPRLGH; translated from the exons ATGTCTGGCAAAAAACatcacagttgcagctgctgcGGCTGGTCCAACTTGACGACTTACCGAGGCCTGAGAATCCACCAGGGGAAGATGGGCTGCACCCCAAAGGGACTGAGGATCCCGGAGAGTGCACAAAGCAATTACTATCCTAGATTAACTTACACGCCTACTCCAATCAAAATCGAGGACCCTTATTATGAAATCACCAAAGCTCCTGTCAGACCTG TCTTTGAGATGCCTCCACCGTCTTATAAATCCCTTAGAAGCTTGGACCAACGTCTGTCCACTGGTCCATCACAG GTTGGCAGAATTATGAACTCAACCATCCAAATGACTCCTCCATCCACACAGACACCAATGAAGGAGACGAACAATTCCT TATTTGGGAATTTCCCGGTCTCGTTTCGAACTGTCACAAGCTCACACCAAGCTCTTCCAGTGCTGGATTTCTCCACTGGGACATTGCAG GCTGACGTGACGCTGTCAGTGATGTCAACCATCCAGATGAGTTCTCCATCCACACCAACCCAGATGTTGGAGACAAACAAGTCAT ACTTTCAGACTCCACCCCTCTCCTATCAGGCCGTTAAGAGTTCGGACACAGCTCGTCGAGCGCTGGACTTCTCCACGGTGCAG GTGGGGCAGCTGAGGGAGCATCTTCCAGCTGCAGGTGAGGAAACCATCATGGAtctgaagaagaaagagaaggaaaaagcaCGGGAAGCTGAAAAACTGCTGCAG AAGAGTTTGGATAGCGAGAAGCTGGAGATCGACGCAGTGTTCTCGGAGGTGATAACAATTGTGCAGGATGCTTGGGAGGAAGCCCTTCTGCCTCTGGAGAAGAG gaaaaaaacactgaaaagagAGGCTCAAAGCCTGGTGCAGAGGCTGCAGACAGAAGTTGACAGACTTAAGGACACCATTGATGAGCTGGAGAGAGACCGAGACGCCCAG GTTTTTCCACTCCAAGGCCTGGATGAATCAGGCTGGGGGAAAAGTGTTGACACTTCATGCTCCTTTGGGACCCTGAGAGCAACAACTTCTACCATGATGAAAGAGATCCAGCAGAAACTGGAAGACCTGTCCCCCCTCG AGCTCAAGAGGATCCCAGCATTTGCAGGTGTGTATGTGCACGTGTGCATGGACAGTTGTCCAATGTGTGAAACTCCAAGGTTGGGACACTAA
- the LOC133420692 gene encoding pyrin-like gives MFGSVLGLNRFSAGRSYWEVEVSNKTGWDLGVARRGANRKGLLTVDTENGYWVTVHYEGNRYAALTAPPVSLALKARPQKVGVFVDYEEGLVSFYDVTTRSHIYSFTECSFDGDIVPYFSPHLAQNDKNTDPLIISAVQKQ, from the coding sequence ATGTTCGGCAGCGTCCTGGGGCTCAACAGGTTCAGCGCCGGACGGTCgtactgggaggtggaggtcAGCAACAAGACCGGCTGGGATCTGGGCGTGGCACGGCGCGGCGCCAACCGGAAGGGGCTTCTCACCGTTGACACAGAAAATGGTTACTGGGTGACGGTCCATTATGAAGGTAATAGGTACGCAGCTCTGACAGCACCGCCCGTCAGCCTCGCTCTGAAGGCCAGACCtcagaaagtgggcgtgtttgTGGACTACGAGGAGGGCCTCGTGTCCTTCTACGACGTGACGACTCGCTCCCACATTTACTCGTTCACCGAGTGCTCGTTTGACGGTGACATTGTCCCTTATTTTAGTCCACATCTGGcacaaaatgacaaaaacacGGATCCTTTGATTATATCTGCTGTCCAAAAGCAGTGA